The DNA window AAAGCGGTGTGGGGCGAGTTCGCACAGCCGGTGGTGTTCTAGATGGCGGTTCGGATTCTGGTGGCCAAGCCCGGCCTGGACGGACACGATCGCGGTGCCAAGATCGTCGCGCGCACCCTGCGCGACGCAGGCTTCGAGGTCATCTACACCGGCATCCGGCAACGCATCGAGGACATCGCCTCCATCGCCGTCCAAGAAGACGTCGCCGTCGTGGGTCTGAGCATCCTCTCGGGTGCACACCTGGCGCTGACCACCCGCACCATCGAGGCCCTGCGCGCCGCCGATGCCGCCGACATCGCCGTCGTCGTCGGCGGCACCATCCCCCACGCCGACGTCGACAAACTACTGGCCGCCGGCGCCGCCGCGGTCTTCCCCACCGGCACACCGCTGGACGTACTGGTCCGCGACATCCGCGCCCTGACTGGAACCCCCCAACCCGCATCGGAGGAATCGTGCGCGTCGGAGTGATGATCGGTGCCGAGCGCGGCGACATGGCCCGCAAGGTGCACAAGCTGGTCTCCGATATCGAATGGGCCGAGTCCGCGGGCCTGGACACGGCGTGGATGCCGCAGGTGCCCGACGACTTCGACTGCCTGACCATGGTGTCGCTGATGGCCGCGCACAGCTCGCGCATCGAACTGGGGACCGCGGTGGTGCCGCTGCAGGCCCAGCATCCGATCGCCCTTGCCCGCCAGGCGCTCTCGACGCACGCGGTCGCCGGCGGACGG is part of the Mycobacterium sp. HUMS_12744610 genome and encodes:
- a CDS encoding cobalamin-dependent protein (Presence of a B(12) (cobalamin)-binding domain implies dependence on cobalamin itself, in one of its several forms, or in some unusual lineages, dependence on a cobalamin-like analog.) — its product is MAVRILVAKPGLDGHDRGAKIVARTLRDAGFEVIYTGIRQRIEDIASIAVQEDVAVVGLSILSGAHLALTTRTIEALRAADAADIAVVVGGTIPHADVDKLLAAGAAAVFPTGTPLDVLVRDIRALTGTPQPASEESCASE